Proteins found in one Desulfobacterales bacterium genomic segment:
- a CDS encoding VRR-NUC domain-containing protein yields MIKTANITRPPQPTEHQEQTAFFQWLSTIMRDKPDVGLCYAVPNGGRRHIGTAVKLAAEGVKAGVPDICWPVPRYPYHGLYIEMKRSSGGRASREQLAWINRLRSHGYRVELCNGFDAARTAFIEYMNRPLWAMEAECQITKSAV; encoded by the coding sequence ATGATTAAAACAGCGAACATAACCCGCCCCCCACAACCAACAGAACACCAGGAACAAACCGCGTTTTTCCAGTGGTTGTCAACGATCATGCGCGATAAGCCGGACGTAGGGCTTTGCTATGCAGTTCCAAACGGCGGCAGGCGACACATCGGGACAGCGGTTAAGCTCGCCGCAGAGGGGGTAAAGGCCGGTGTCCCTGATATCTGTTGGCCGGTCCCTCGATATCCGTACCATGGCCTCTACATCGAAATGAAACGCTCCTCCGGGGGCAGAGCCAGCCGGGAGCAGCTCGCGTGGATAAACCGACTCCGGTCTCACGGCTACCGGGTTGAGCTTTGCAACGGGTTTGATGCGGCCAGGACCGCATTTATCGAATACATGAATCGCCCTTTGTGGGCAATGGAGGCAGAATGCCAAATCACCAAATCCGCAGTTTGA
- a CDS encoding DUF6475 domain-containing protein translates to MDINKDFDRFINALGTFAEIYEKHLSEFAISAYFKALDRFDICEIEKIFSRAIADPTCAFKFWPKPFELVELLYGGKASDIAEVEAGKVLAAVKRVGGFESVAFDNATTQAVISQGFGGWNKLCDDLRADGEQWFLKDFARIYQAYARQGIEYFGALPGRFELSNSAAGHIEHIRQPVLIGDHDRAKQIAMSSNEHRWTFQIPPRLKAIAGGIGG, encoded by the coding sequence GTGGACATTAACAAAGATTTTGACAGATTCATCAACGCCTTAGGAACATTTGCGGAAATTTATGAAAAACACCTTTCAGAGTTCGCTATTTCAGCGTATTTCAAGGCACTTGACAGGTTTGATATCTGCGAAATCGAAAAGATTTTCAGCCGGGCAATTGCAGATCCGACCTGTGCGTTCAAGTTTTGGCCGAAACCGTTTGAGCTGGTCGAGTTGCTCTATGGCGGCAAAGCCTCGGATATCGCAGAAGTCGAAGCCGGGAAAGTTCTTGCAGCCGTGAAGCGTGTCGGAGGTTTTGAGTCCGTGGCGTTCGATAATGCCACAACCCAGGCCGTTATCTCGCAAGGTTTCGGGGGTTGGAATAAACTCTGTGACGATCTCCGAGCAGACGGCGAACAGTGGTTTTTGAAGGATTTTGCAAGGATCTACCAGGCGTACGCCAGGCAGGGAATAGAGTATTTCGGAGCGCTCCCAGGCCGGTTTGAGTTGTCAAACTCAGCCGCTGGGCATATCGAGCACATCAGGCAGCCCGTGTTGATAGGAGACCATGATCGTGCAAAACAAATTGCGATGTCATCAAACGAGCATCGTTGGACTTTCCAGATTCCGCCGCGGCTGAAGGCTATTGCCGGTGGCATAGGAGGCTGA